The Cyprinus carpio isolate SPL01 chromosome B22, ASM1834038v1, whole genome shotgun sequence genome contains the following window.
CGCAGAGCGACTGATGAGATTATTATAGAGTCTAATGAAGGCAAGTGACAGAGTTAACTTCCTCTCAAAATATTCATTATCTATTATCAAAGCTGCCAGTTAGATTCTGAAATGCTCATTGTGGACACAGTAACTGTCTGATCTCAGTCGTTTCAAAGTGACTGATTACACGGCCTGTCTATCTGCTAAAACGTGCTCGGGATCTCAGCAGTCCAAAGATGTCTGGCAGCTTTGTCTTGTTCTCAGGTTTCCCACCCtcgtctttctctgtctctctccctcagcGTGTATCACGTTTTGCTCAGTCAGGGAGTCTAATGCTGAGAGACGGGCAGCCGCTCACAGGAGGCTGATCAATAATGCAGCTCATTCTTAATCACCCCTTCACAAACACCCACCAGGTCACAGCTGAAGACCGGAGCCACAACTAGAGACTTGACCGTATTGCATTACAATGCCCCATAAACAGGCCCTGCCAATGGCGAGCACCACTCATGATATCTGCAGTTATTCGCTTTCTGTGATCGCAGACATATTGAAGGTACAGTGTGTTCCCTTTGTGTTCCAGTTGAACATCCTGGTGGATACGGGCAGCAGTAACTTTGCAGTAGGCGCAGCTGCTCACCCGTTCCTCCACAGATATTACCATCGATCTCTGTGAGTACTAGTAACcattcacacacagacaggaCATGATTTATGTTACATATCAACAAGCTGTACCTCAAACTTGGCAAGCGTCAGAGTGGCATTTGTCCATCTGTGTCGACAGCTCGTCGTCGTACAGAGATCTGGGCCGCAGCGTGTATGTGCCGTACACACAGGGCCGCTGGGAGGGTGAGCTGGGCACGGACCTGGTGTCCATTCCTCACGGGCCCAACGTGTCTCTGAGGGCCAACATCGCTGCAATCACCCAGTCTGACCGCTTCTTCATCAACGGCTCCAACTGGGAGGGCATCCTCGGACTGGCCTACGCCGAGATCGCCAGGGTGATCTTTCTGTAGCGGTCATAACCTCACAGAGCTTGATGAAGAGGCGCTTCTGACCGGGTTTTATGTCTTTCAGCCGGACGAGACTCTAGAGCCGTTCTTCGACTCACTGTTGAGGCAGACCAGCGTCCCAGACGTCTTCTCTCTGCAGCTCTGCGGAGCGGGGTTCACCCAGAACTACAGCGTCGGCAGCTCCACTGTAGGGGGCAGTATGGTGAGAGAACAGGGGGTAGTAGAGGATAATTAACTCTTTAactcttctgtgaaacacaaaaggagatgtttatcATATTTCCCCACATGCTCTGAATGAGAATCAGACTGCAGAGCCCTGAAAAGACAAGAATACGCCGATATAAATATAAGTAGTCCATGTGATTTGTGTGCTTCTGAAGTCACAGGATAGTTCTGTGTGAGGAAGCAAAACTGcagcattatgaaatattttaacttttttttttaattcttttttttttagacgtTATGGTTCTTAGGTTGTTTTTGGAGCTTGTCGGCATGAACGCTGTGCTTAACATCTCCTTTGTGTTTGAGTTaacaatgacagtattttcatttttaaattaaaatgaaccctTACCAATAGTAAATAACTTTtggtgaaactttttttttttcaatgaaatagtatttcttgtaaaacataatccAATAAccttcttttatatattttattttatagtgtacCATGTGGAGTTAAACAGGTTTATGTAATGTGAAACAAAACAACTTCAGTGGCATACTATTAAAGATTGTGTTGGTTCTTCACAGGTTATTGGGGGAATAGATCCGTCCCTGTATGTGGGCGAGCTGTGGTACACACCAATCAGACGAGAGTGGTATTATGAGGTCATCATCGTGCGCATCGAGGTCAACGGACAGGACCTCAATATGGACTGCAAAGAAGTGAGAACAACTCTCCTGGTTTTGTCATGAAGCAATTATTCCTGAGAAAACTGACTTCACAGATGCATGTTCAGAATCTTCATGCACTCTGATGTGTGATGCGCTGCTTCCTAACAATAACAAGCTGTTGCTGTTTTTCACAAGCCTTTTATGCTGAGATTTTAATGATTTACTCTTGTCTCAAATCCagacaattttaaaatatgaaaatccacacactattattacatttgtaaaattatgaTCTAAACAAATACTACAAGAaagataaataattttatgattattgtatttttttcccaagTTAAATTACATCTAGTCCttcattattaataaccagaccaCCAATTTTGCCTttagtaaggtaaaaaaaaaaaaagcttgtataCTTTGTATATAGAAGTATAATATACACTGTAAGGGAAGAGAATTCTTGAGATTAAATATGAGTcgttttgtcaaattatgcaaaaaaaaaaaaaaatttacaaatattatttaattgtattttggaTGCATATAATTAGCATTAGCAAGACAAATTAATTAGCCATTTTGTTCCAGAAATATTTAACCATCGGAACACCACCAAACaaagaacataatttaaaatgtgatggAAATATTAAACTTCTAAAACAAACATTGCCTCTTATGCATGTATGTCCAGTGACATTCCCAGCTGGCACCTTGATatcaatttaacttaaaatattaatcaagACTTGATCAGGATGCTGtgacattttaaattcagtttggatGGCAATTTCTTCCAGGGGTCATTGGGTGGAAATAGGAAGCTAATGTATATGTAGGCCAAATTTACATCAAACCATGCCAAGGTTTTGACGTcaggtagaatttttttttttttaacatcaattGCCCACTGGGTTGCTAGAAGACTtcacttgaattgaattgaatttaattaaattgaaagcTAGTAGGTgtgttaaaagtgcattttaaacaAGTCTATTTCCAAATGGCCATAAAGccaaaactacatacagttgaagaaacatttatttattttctctttgcaCTTTTGCAgttgaacagtttttatttattagacaAAGGTAAATTAAAAGCAAAGAATCTCATAGTTtccctctgtctctgtctctcagtatAACTATGACAAAAGTATCGTGGACAGTGGCACCACAAACCTGCGTCTCCCTCGTAAAGTGTTCCAGGCGGCTGTGAAGGCCATTGAAGCGGCTTCATCGGTCAGTTTATCGTCTGTGTTCGACTCATTTTTGAACACGCTGAACGTTCTGGGTTTTCTGGCTCATCTGGCTCTTTGTTCTCACAGACTGAACAGTTTCCGTCAGGTTTCTGGCTGGGCGAGCAGCTGGTGTGCTGGCAGGTGGGCACCACACCGTGGCACATCTTCCCGGTCATCTCTCTCTACCTGATGAGTGAAAACAGAAACCAGTCTTTCCGCATCTCCATCCTGCCACAGGTACTTCATCTCTGAGTAATGTGACTAAAACCAGTTTAATATGCATGTGGAAATGTCTATGTATTTAGTTCATCTAATGAGTGAAATACTTGAAATGAAAGGTACTTGTTATTTAAGTCTCTCTTTGTTTGGacattgaaaataaattcaatataaatatatattcacttttctGTGCTAGCCTGCTAAACATGAACCCGAAGACTAGACTCAATATGTAAAGAAACTGTGCAGTTTTTGTAAAAGTATACCATACTGACAAATGAAACTATCTGCTAAAATGTGCAAAGTGCTCTGCCTGTAACACATATCCCACAGTGCAATGCTGTTCTCTCACATTTACCATTACAATCACTCCCCCTTGTGGAGGAGCGGGATCTGGTTTCTGTAACACCACACATGATGCTGTCTCTGTTCCCTCGAAGGAAGAGTTTTGTCCGTTACTTCCtgaaacaaaacatgaacaatatatCCACACCCAAAAGAATGAACTTCAACACGACTTATAAACTCATGAAGAGTTACAAATGTTAGTGTTAGCTTGCATgttgaagggttagttcacccaaaaatgaaaattacatcatAATATACTCACCATCAAGTTgttcaaaacattcttcaaaagaagATTTGGAAGAATGTTGCTAACCACACAGTTAATTATAGCCATTGactatttcttttttcttgatatgtgtcctgattttttttttttttttttttttcttgagtcaTCATCCATCAACTGTTTGACTACCCatattctcattttcatttttgggtgaactatacctttaatagaAGTCATAAGAGACttttacttttaaacttttaaattgtgaAGTCAAATAATCCTTGAAACCACACAATCATATGGTTAAACCAACAAATAGCAAGAGcaaggaaaaaaataagtaaatgataaaatgatatgtgatgaatgattataaatgtctaaaaatgaataacaaaaacatcaagacaataaaacaaaacagatgtatggtacacacacacatattagacAGATTAGATCCTGATCCTCAGATCCTTCACCCACAATGAGAGCATGAGCAGCAGTATAGAGACTGAATGCACGGTAAATGTTTTTTGTGAGTAGATGCCCCGGATGCAGTATCTTTCCTCAGCCATAAGACCTCCTCATGCCCTGTATGAGACTGTCAGAAAGCGGTTAACACTTCTCCACTGAGGTGTGTCCGTGTGGAGATTATCCGCTCTTAATGCCCACATGATCATGTGTGGGTTTTCTCGTTTGTGAATCGTGTGTAGCTGATGTCTGTCTGCGTCTGCTCTCTCTGCAGCAGTATCTGAGGCCGGTGGAGGACGTGGCCTCGGCTCAGGAGGACTGTTATAAATTCGCTGTGTCTCAGTCCAGTACTGGAACGGTAATGGGTGCCGTCATCATGGAAGGCTTCTATGTGGTGTTCGACCGAGAGCACAAACGCATCGGCTTTGCGGTCAGCACGTGTCACGGTGAGAGAAACGTTCTCTGAGAAACTTACAGTGGCCTCAAATGGTATCAGGACAAGTATGCCTATGAGATTATGTTTGTTcctttattccaaataaatagattatgattaaaaaaacatattcacagatAAACAGAGTGAGATCCACAAATACATGCTAGAgtttcactaaaataaataaaattgaaaaaaaaaaattaaataaaatgggaTTTGCAAATTAAAAAGCATATCCACAAATACCTTTTTGATGTCACAAACACAACTCTGCCTGGCATTCATTTGTGAATGGCTTTctgtgcatttgtggattttgaaacatttctagcATCGAGACGTGCTGACAAATCCACAAATAGTtggactccacccaccgtctgctcaagccaatcagataacagcccCTTGTCACTGACCAATCATAGCATCACATTGTGTTTTACAATCAGGGTGTTCTCGCCCTGAAAGAACTTTGCTCATTCATCTGCACTGGCTGAGATAGGAAGTATAAGGTCCATAAAAACTagtacagtaaaaaatgtttcaaatttggATTTCGTCAGACCATTCAACTGTGTATCAAACCAAGCCACAGTATTATATGTTACGTGAAAACTCCAAATCCTTAGAGAAACGGCGCTCTCTGTTAGGGGATGCAGACGCATTATGGAAGGGGTCATGTTTGGCATTAAACATGATGTTTTGTCGTATATATCGCGTGGAGTACTCCGGAAGTAGAAGGGGTCATTTGTTTACCGCCGGTCCAGTGTAGACagtatcactgattataatgtgtTCTGTTTACTTTTGACGTGTTGTGTCACGCTGCTTGCGTCAGCCGTAGAGAGGGTGTTATAGCTCGGGATCTGTGAATGatcataatttgtttatattcttTCCTGATTCACTGATCctgatgaaaatataaatataaagaagcCTTAAACTCTGATAATCTTTTTTGTGACACACTTGGTCAATTTCATCCACGTTCCTTTCACAGTCCATGATTGTAAAGTTAATAGTGAGACTTGTACTTTTAGGGGCCACTGTATTTAATGTGGTTTAATAATCATTGGAATTAATGTTGtgtttcatctgcaacaacaccAGTAATAATAACAGAGTCATATTACATTCTGGAGTTAGGCTGTTTGTTCAGAGGCTTAGCAAGATAACTGGGACACTCGTTAATTCTTATTACtacaatgcaaaaacattaccctaaccctaacaacaacaaaacattaatgtCATGCAGATTAAAAAACACAGACAGCATCCAGgatgttttattacagtaatgagaattttatGAGATCATCGAGATTCGTGAATGAGATGTCACCTgccttattttttgttaattctcCTGTGCTCCAGTCCATGATGAGTTCCGCACCGCCGCAGTGGAGGGGCCCTTCCATGGCATGGACCTTGAGGACTGTGGCTACAATGTCCCTCAGACCGACGAGTCCACATTAATGACCATCGCCTACATTATGGCGGGCATCTGTGCACTATTTATGCTGCCTCTGTGCCTCATGGTCTGTCAGTGGCGCTTTACGCGCTGCCTTCATCCGCTGGGCGCTGGAGATTTCTCTGATGACATATCCCTCCTGAAGTGAGCCATATCTAAACACAGAATGATTTCAGTGCTTGTAAAACCAGCCGTCCTCGAGGGTCTCAAAGAAGGGAACTGATGATATTGATGGGACTATAATAATTCTAAcgatatatatgttataatagtgcatatgcacacacacacaccctaatgGGTGTCCCACCTTGGAGGATTTCGTACGCTCTAACCCTTTTTGAGTACATGTGATATGTGAATGATCCTTTATCTTACTTAAGTATGGATAGCTGTCCTGGGACTGTTCAAGTGAAGTTCTGTATAGTTCTGTATACTATGTGAGCGGGTGTGTCTGTATCTGAAAGTTAGAGAGAGTTTGTTCACTATATCAAGATGTCATATTCTATAATATGATCAATACTGACTGATTTTCAAAATGGATATTGGGTATAACAAAGTATTGTGTGAGTCACTGTTTATGACATACCAGTCCCCAAAAATACCACAAGGAgctcatattaatattatttactaaGAGTACATGATCTTCTGACTGTATTAGTTGAAAGCTTACAGTTAATAGACCTATATGATTTGTAATAATGAATGTCGGTGGGAGAGAACATGTCCagtcatattttaccccaaaatctaaagaaaacaatacaaattttaatttaaaagtaaatcctATTTTAAggaccaagatttttttttctttacttttattgcaatttagtgacattttcttttaaatgttcattacctcaatgcaaattaataaattattattattattattattattattattattatatttagtatattatttaaaaccattttaaattatgcattggtcttaaaatattattatttttcttaaatgaataagtaattgcaaatgcaattttttttttttttttttcagtcatatgTTACCTGGACACGTCTTCGAGAGATTTAAAGTCCTATCTAAATTATGTAACAAATATTCATCAGCTTTTGTGTCATTTCTTTGGACACATATTGTATGTAATGATGACTTCATATTGCAATTATgattgcacacacatacacacacacacacacttacaaccCAACAATAAATGCACCTATACAATTCCTGCCTGTCCTTTTGCATATAATAACTCACATTAGGAAAAGCACACACTCTCATACATCATCTTAACCAAACCTTCAGATTAAGCCAGAACAAAACCTGTCTACACTGAAAGAACTGCAAAACAGGTTCCTACTGTTAACAAGCTTCATGTATTAATGAAAATCCAAATTGGCAGCTCTTACATTTAATAAAGTGCATAATACACCAATGTGTGTATTTCTTGGCGAGTATGTGATTGATtactgtttattgtttatttgcaaCCCCATTAGCTTCCACAAAGTGGTTGCTAATCTTCCTGGGGTCCAGAAATctgtacaaaataacaaaaatcatacaaataaataaaataagaataaaattacaCTAATCACATTACAAAACTATACCTATACACCTTAGCAGATGCAGCACATAACTCATACCTGTACATCTACATAATTATAAGCATATCTTCACATTTTCTTCTAAACACATATGTGCAATTACTGTTTCGTATATTTATGGGAACCATATTCCTAAGCAACAGAGTCTTTTTCATCAAATTTGTTTGTGGACATGGTAAAGAGAGTTTAGCCTTACTTGAGGTGATTTATAATCATGCCTAAAACCCACATATACaagctttttaaagaaaaaaacatggtgTATGATACTTGATTACCCTTATTAAAATATACCAGCAGTCGTCAATGTAATTTATCTTTCACTAACAGCCATGAAACTTTTCTGTGCATATCAGTAACATTGGTCTGAAATGGATAATGAAGCACTAGTCTGGCTGCTGTGTTCTGAGCCGTggtctgaaggtttttttttagatatttctcAGATGCACTTGACCATATCATTGGGCAGTACTCAAGATGCAATAAAACTAATGACTGCATGACATCTTTTAAAACTAAAGATGGAATAAATGCAGGACATTTCCTAGCCACATCTATACCTTTTCCCATAATGCTTACTATAAGATCTATATGTTCAGACCAGGACAGCGTATTGTGTATTGTACCAGTGTAACCCCTCTGGTCCTAACCGCCCCACCTCGTCCTTGTTCTGACTGGGACTCAAACCTGGGACGCCGGCATGAGAGGCAGGGGCACTAACAAAAAGGCTAAAGACTGCAGCTTCTAGCATCAGTCGCTAGTGCAcatcttgagatcaggggagtaaGGATTACTTGCACAACACCTTCTAGCTGGCCTCTGTTACACCAGGACAGGACCAGGACATTTGCTACTTGTTCCACTGGCATcgcatcaataaataaattcaagttaTTATTGTGactaaaaatgatacatttagtatttttctatatttaaaattaatctattaattCAAACCCACTTAGTAATTGTTTGCAGCTCATCACTTAAGTTTTTCTGAAGCTCAGCTGACGTATGTGCTGCAGAAAACATTATAGAATCATCTGCATAcataactatattagcattatCAACAACACATTATATTGTAAATcatttatgaaaatagaaaacaataatggTCCTAAACAACTACCCTGTGGAACACCACAATAAGTATTTTTAGCGTCTTAAAAAGATCCATTATAAAACACTCTCTGTTTTCTATTAGAAAGATAACTTCCTATCCAGTCCAGGGCTGAAAGAgtcttttacttttttcttttgtttgttccaTCTACTATCAGCTGAACAAAACTTTTGAAgttgtgttgttgttgatgaAGCATCTCTCTGTAAAATTCTTTCTGCTGTTCCATTAATTAAGAAAGTCTACTCATTGTGACCACTGAATCATCATCAGGAGGTGCAGTTATAGTTTGTTTGGGAGGCATGATGTCTTACCATGATGTAAACGTTCAAACTCAAGTAGCGTGTATGTTGAAGACCCAGGCCTACAGGGCCTAGCCCGGTTAAACTTCCAAAGTTGAAAGGCAAACCAACTTGTCAAGAAGCTCAAAAATGTCCTCAATTCATATCAGTAAAATAGGGCTTACTTCATTTGatctacaaacaatgaaaaaatcatttcaattttGTTTCCCCATTGAGGACAAAGGTACTCATTTCTGAGTTCTCAGCAAAGGAATTCTGAGACTAGAGATCACATAATTGTAGTTTTTACAGATTTGATGGAAGATAACATTAAACAATGATGTTCTTAAAATAACATGATTAAAgattgtgtctgcctcccaaacatcACTATCAAGCTATGaaactgttccagagtttgggcactaaacaAGATCTA
Protein-coding sequences here:
- the LOC109055543 gene encoding beta-secretase 1-like isoform X1; this translates as MRLPRLLLCSWAFVALLPVTSSVLLRVPLRQGPLSQHAAPRGPSRSARTRRAASGMNVVNMIDNLRGKSGQGYYIEMSVGTPAQKLNILVDTGSSNFAVGAAAHPFLHRYYHRSLSSSYRDLGRSVYVPYTQGRWEGELGTDLVSIPHGPNVSLRANIAAITQSDRFFINGSNWEGILGLAYAEIARPDETLEPFFDSLLRQTSVPDVFSLQLCGAGFTQNYSVGSSTVGGSMVIGGIDPSLYVGELWYTPIRREWYYEVIIVRIEVNGQDLNMDCKEYNYDKSIVDSGTTNLRLPRKVFQAAVKAIEAASSTEQFPSGFWLGEQLVCWQVGTTPWHIFPVISLYLMSENRNQSFRISILPQQYLRPVEDVASAQEDCYKFAVSQSSTGTVMGAVIMEGFYVVFDREHKRIGFAVSTCHVHDEFRTAAVEGPFHGMDLEDCGYNVPQTDESTLMTIAYIMAGICALFMLPLCLMVCQWRFTRCLHPLGAGDFSDDISLLK
- the LOC109055543 gene encoding beta-secretase 1-like isoform X2, with the protein product MRLPRLLLCSWAFVALLPVTSSVLLRVPLRQGPLSQHAAPRGPSRSARTRRAASGMNVVNMIDNLRGKSGQGYYIEMSVGTPAQKLNILVDTGSSNFAVGAAAHPFLHRYYHRSLSSSYRDLGRSVYVPYTQGRWEGELGTDLVSIPHGPNVSLRANIAAITQSDRFFINGSNWEGILGLAYAEIARPDETLEPFFDSLLRQTSVPDVFSLQLCGAGFTQNYSVGSSTVGGSMVIGGIDPSLYVGELWYTPIRREWYYEVIIVRIEVNGQDLNMDCKEYNYDKSIVDSGTTNLRLPRKVFQAAVKAIEAASSTEQFPSGFWLGEQLVCWQVGTTPWHIFPVISLYLMSENRNQSFRISILPQYLRPVEDVASAQEDCYKFAVSQSSTGTVMGAVIMEGFYVVFDREHKRIGFAVSTCHVHDEFRTAAVEGPFHGMDLEDCGYNVPQTDESTLMTIAYIMAGICALFMLPLCLMVCQWRFTRCLHPLGAGDFSDDISLLK